One window of Cohnella hashimotonis genomic DNA carries:
- a CDS encoding ABC transporter permease, with protein MDARAEALEAQRTQARTRRGGAAGWARKLLAQRYLQAMALLGVAWMLVFNYIPMYGLIIAFKEYNIIKSVGEAPWVGLTHFREFFSDEQLPGVIRNTIGISLLKLIVGFPLPILFALFLNELRSVRFKKAVQTISYLPHFLSWVILGGILTTWLSDVGVINKFLQALGLIRDPVDYLASPGYFWTIVVSSDIWKELGWSAIIYLAAMASVSPEMYEAATIDGAGRFQKMQYVTLPGIAGTISILFILAVSGLLNSNFDQIFVMRNALNDSTSNVIDIFVYQTGISQSRYSYATAVGLIKSVITLGLLLGANGILKRMNQSTLF; from the coding sequence ATGGATGCCCGTGCGGAGGCGCTGGAAGCGCAGCGGACGCAGGCGCGCACGCGACGGGGCGGGGCGGCCGGATGGGCCAGGAAGCTGCTCGCCCAGCGCTACCTCCAAGCGATGGCCTTGCTGGGCGTAGCCTGGATGCTCGTGTTCAACTACATCCCGATGTACGGCCTGATCATCGCGTTCAAGGAGTACAACATCATCAAGTCGGTCGGCGAGGCGCCGTGGGTAGGCCTGACGCATTTCCGCGAATTTTTCTCGGACGAACAACTGCCCGGCGTTATCCGCAATACGATCGGCATCAGCCTGCTCAAGCTGATCGTTGGCTTCCCGCTGCCGATTCTGTTCGCTCTTTTTCTGAACGAGCTCAGGTCGGTCCGGTTCAAAAAAGCGGTGCAGACGATCTCGTACCTGCCGCACTTTCTGTCATGGGTCATCCTGGGCGGCATTCTCACGACCTGGCTGTCGGACGTAGGCGTAATCAACAAATTTCTGCAGGCGCTCGGCCTCATTCGCGATCCGGTTGATTATCTGGCCAGTCCGGGATACTTCTGGACGATCGTCGTCTCCTCGGACATCTGGAAGGAGCTCGGCTGGTCGGCGATCATCTATCTGGCTGCGATGGCGAGCGTGTCGCCGGAAATGTACGAGGCGGCGACGATCGACGGCGCCGGACGCTTTCAGAAGATGCAGTACGTGACGCTGCCCGGCATCGCCGGCACGATCTCGATTCTGTTCATTCTGGCGGTCAGCGGCCTCTTAAACTCCAACTTCGATCAGATCTTCGTCATGCGCAACGCACTCAACGACAGTACGAGCAACGTCATCGACATATTCGTGTACCAGACGGGCATCTCCCAATCCCGTTATTCGTACGCGACCGCCGTCGGCCTGATCAAGTCCGTCATCACGCTCGGACTGCTGCTCGGCGCGAACGGCATCTTAAAGCGCATGAACCAATCCACGCTGTTCTGA